Below is a window of Enterobacter kobei DNA.
CGAAACGTGGTATCGGGATGGGAGTTGTTTTCCTGCATAGCGCCAACTTATAAAAAGGGCACGACAAGCCGTGCCCAAAAGAAGATTAGAAGCGGAAGGTTGCGGTACCGACAATCTGACGTTCCGCGCCCCAGTAACAGGCATGATCGCGGTAGCAACTGGAGACGTATTCACGGTCAAACAGGTTATTGACGTTAACGCCAATGGACGAGCCTGGCAGGCCAAAGCGCGCCAGATCGTATTTCACCATCGCGTCTGCCACCGTGTAGCTCGCTACGTTAAAGGTCTGATTGGTCTTCGGACCGCTGCCGTAGAAACTGGAGGTGTTGCCAACATAACGGGCACCTGCGCCAAGAGTCAGGCCGCTGAGTGCCGTTTCATGGAAGGTGTAGTCAGCCCACAGCGAAGCCATATTGCGTGGAATTTCCGCCGGACGTTTACCTTCATACAGGGTGTCGTGGGTGTATTCCGCATCGGTAAAACTGTAGGACGCCGTGATATCGATATTTTGCGTCGCCGCGGCTTTCGCTTCTAACTCGAAACCACGGGAGCGGATCTCGCCGCCCTGTACGCTGAAGGCCGTATTTGCCGGATCCGCTGTCAGGTTTTTGTCCTTCGTCAGCTGATAAACGGCGGCGGTCACCGTCACCGGCAGATCTTTCGGCACGTATTTCACGCCCGCTTCATACTGCTTACCGCGGGACGGATCGAACGGCTTCCCGCCCAGCGTTGAACCGGAAATCGGCTCGAAGGATTCGCTGTAGCTGATGTAAGGCGCAATGCCGTTATCAAAGACATAGTTCAGGCCACCGCGCCAGGTGAACTGCTCATCGTTAATTTCAGCCAGCGAGCTGGAAGAGCGGGTAAAAGTAGAGGTCTTCGCAAAGTCGTAGCGACCGCCTAAGGTGAGGATCCACTTGTTCCATTCCGCCTGATCCTGCACATACAGGCCCGTCTGTTCCTGACGGTTGATCACCGCATACGGGAAGTTGATATTGACGTTGGCATTGCCGTACTGCGGGTTGGTCATGCTGATCGGATTGGCGGTGCCATAATCCGCATCAATATCGTTACGCATACGCAGGTAATCAACACCGGTCAGCAGGGTGTGATCAACCGCGCCGGTGGCGAAATCAGACTGCAACTGCGTATCCACAGTAAAGGAGTTCAGATCTTCATCGGAGCGCACAAAGGCGCGGTTAATTTGCGCCGGTGCCTGATAGCCGTTGCCGTAGGTCGAGGTGTAAAGCGTATGAACACGGGTATAACGCAGGTTCTGACGCACCGTGAAGGTATCGTCAAAGCCATGCGCGAAACTGTAGCCAATCAACTGCTGACGACGAGACAGGCGGTTATCTTTCTCGCCTTCGTTGAAGTCGGTCGGCAGCTTGTGCGCCTTACCAGCGGCATCGTAATACGGCACCACCGTCCCTTCACGCGGCAGCCAGCCATAATAGCCTGCATCCGGATCGCTCTGGAAATTGCTCAGTAAGGTGAAATCGGTTTTGTCATCCGGACGCCAGCTAAAGGCCGGCGCAATGGCATAGCGCGTGGATTTGATATTCTCCTGCTGCGCATTCTGGCTACGCCCCAGACCGGTTAAACGGTAAGAGAACTCGCCGTTGTCATCAATGGCGTCGCTGAAATCAAAGCCCGTCTGCCACAGATTGTGGGTACCCATTTTGAACTGTACTTCTTTGAGCGGTTCTGTCGTCGGGCGCTTGGTCACCATGCTGACGACGCCGCCCGGATGGCTCTTGCCATACAGCACGGAAACCGGGCCGCGCAGCAATTCCACGCGCTCAAGGAAATAGGGATCGATGGACGCTTCAGAGTAGTTATCGCCCTGCAGCTTCATGCCGTCGAGATACTGATTGGTGTTAACCGTCGTTGAGGTGGTGAAACCACGAATAGACACCACATCAAAGGTGGTGGAGCTGCCGCGCGTGGCGAACACGCCCGGCGTATAGCTCAGCGCGTCTTTCACCGTGCCCGGTTGTTTAAGATCCATCTCTTCACGCGTTACCACCGAAATCGACTGCGGCGTCTTTTCTATCGGCGTATCGGTTTTGGTGGCAGTTGCTGTGTGTTTGGCAGCAATTGTCGCCGCCGGGCCCCACGCGCTTTCTTGCGGTGCGGCGGACGTGGTAACGGTGATTGTGTCTTCTTGAGGTGCTGCATGCGCATAACAAGACATACCGCCGATGGCGGTAGCGACCACGACTGCGATCTTACGCAGTGAAGAATTGATCGGCAGAGCCGTTTCAGGACGCGCCATTGTGTGTCTCTCTGGAATGTGATGAATGATAACGTAAACGATAATTATTATTATGACCGCAGCATATTATGCGAGCACCCGGCTTGAAAGCAAGGGCTATGCGGCCCTACGAGAATTAAGGGTTTAAGAAATAGTCAGATGATCAGAAAGGGTAAAAAAGATGTGCACGAATGTTTACTCACCCGTGCAATGTTCACATTTCAGCGATAATAAACCTCAAAGGTTGCCGCCGCGTTAACCTGGCCCCCTTTGACGGTGCCGGTTTTGATGTAGCGCGCTTTTAACGGAATGGCGATCGACTGCCCGGCATTGGTTTGTGACACCGCCGTGTATTCCTGGTCAAACTGCAATACCGCATTATAACTGTTCAGGATCTGAATACCGACGCCCTGCGCTGCCCCCTCGCCTGACGCAATAGTGAGGATATTGCCGTTAATGACGCCGGTAGATCCGGTAGTGGTAAATTTGTAATCGATTTTTCTGCCAGCATCGCAGTTGTCAATCTGGAGCTTAAATCTGTCATCGGAGACCACTTTTGAAACCGTATCCATAAATTCGCTGACATTAAGTTCCTGGAGCGGCACGGTAATATTCTTTTCCACCAGATTGCAGGTGGTGTACTCAACATCAACGACACTGGAATTAAAATGCACGCTCGCAACACTCAGATCATCGAACTTCCAGTCCGCGTTAAATTTATCGATATACATCGTCCCGGTATTCACCGGTCCGGTTACCACAACCTGTAGCGCGGCATTGAGCGTGAAGGTGTAATAACCATCTTCTGTTTTGACCGGTGACATGTCCCGGTGCCAGGGCCTGATGAGTGCGTCGGCATTAAAGGTGGGCGTGGTCTCGTTTGCCCAGGCCGCGCGCACGCCTATGCCAGGCACGTTGGTTTGATAAACGCCCTGCAGAGGGTTATCCGTACGCTCATCCGCAGAGGTGATATCGTTATAGCCCTGCCAGATCTCCGCCAGGCTGGTACAGTCAATTTTGATCGCCCCGCTGGCATGACTCTCGGTATAAATGACGGTGCCAGGTTTGGCATCACTGCTGACGATTAACGTCGGCGGCCCGAAAAACAGACGCGCAGACGGTTTTTTGTCGAGTATGGTGCAGGAGGCCTGTGTGGAGGCGCTCAGCAGCGCCGCACACACCAGCAACAGGGTGAGACCGCCGCGCCATAGCCGTAAAATCTTTTCTTTGTTTATCATCGTAACATCCTGTTTTACTGGCAACTGACAGAGGTCATCAGCAACGCCGTGTCCATTTTTTGCGGAACGCTGACGCGGCCTGCACAGCGCGCCTCTGGCGTATCGCCCCACTGCACGGTAAACGCCTGCGTGCCTTTTAATCCGGTGACATACACTTCCCCGCTTTCACCGACAATCGCCGTCATGCCTTCCATACTTAACACGGCACCAAAAGGCACCACGCCGCGATGGTGCGTCAGGGTTAACAGCGCACGTTTTCCGGCACGGGCGGAAAAATCTGCTGCCACTACCGCGCCTCTGGTCGGGATGGTGTCGACGGCCGCATCCTGAATATCAATATCGTCCCGCCCGTGGGTATTCACCGTGACGGTGTTGCGACGGTAAGGCGTCAGTGTCGGTACAATGGCATTGCCCCAGGCGTCGGTATAAATGCCCTGCGCACTCTCCACTTTCACATTGTCGCCATCGGTAATATGCACCACGGCGAAAGCATCCTGCACCGAGCGTCCCAGTGTCACGCCGTGGGAGTGCCCCACCACAGAGCCCTGCGCACTGTACCCCCACTGCTTACTGTTTTTCTGATAGCTGTAGCTGGTGCTGAAATCCCCCATCGACGCGCGATAGCGCGAAGAAAGATAAGCGCCATTGCCGACATTATCGCGGGTGTAATTTTGCTGGAGGTTATAGGTCAAATTGTTGTCCTCCAGTAACGAACCGTTGATCCCTACCTGATGCGTCGCGGTCCCGGTTTTGGAGCTGGTGAGATTGTAAGTCGCCCAGGCTTCCGGCAAAAAGCGTGACAGCGGAATATTGAGCGACAGGGAGAACTGCCGATCGTCACGGGTGGACGGCGTTTTGGTCAGGCTGTAATTGACTGACCAGTTCGCCCCATGCCAGCTGCTGCTGTAACCAAGGCTGACGCTGCGCTCGCGCCCTGACATTCCCCAGTAGTTCTGCTGCCAGGCGTTAGCGTAGACGGAACCCCATCCGTTCAACGACTGGGACACATTAAGCTGCAGACGGCTGCGCCGGTTGTAGGCATTGCGATAGCTGTATATATCGTTGCCGTCATCGCCGCCATTACGCTGATCTAACGCCTCCTGGAAGGTGTAAAAACCCGACGTGGAATAACGGTAACTGGCCAGCGTCAGCGTGGTATCGGTGGCCGGAAAGTCTTTCGCGTACTGCGCACGCCATGACTGCCCTGTTGCCTTCCCACGCGTATCGGCAAAAGCGGTCTGCGCCTGGGTGAGATCCAGCGAAAAGGAGCCTAAACGGTGTAAGTCAGCGCCCACACCTATCAGCCCGGCGCGATACATTGACGCGCCGAGCACGCCGCCGTAAACCGTGGTTCCGAACGGCAGACCGTAAATCAGCGTCGCCTGTCCAAACGCGGGCTCTTCTCCATGATTAACATCGCGGTATTTACCGGCTGAAACACTGTATTTCAGCGCGTCCTCGCGCTGCATGATGGGCACGGACGAACTGGCCTGGATAAAGCTGCGCTGGGTGCCATCGGCTTCCTCGACCGTCACTTCAAGGTCAGCACCCGCCGTCACCTGCGAGAGATCGCGCAGCTCAAACGGCCCTGCCGAAACGTTGGTCTGGTAGATCGTGTAGCCGTTTTGCTTAACAGTCACTTTCGCGTCACTGTTGGCAATGCCACGCACCACGGGAGCAAAGCCCTGTAAGCCGCCGGGAGACATAGCGGTATCCGTCTCCAGCGTCACGCCCGTCATTTGTACGCTGTCGAACAGCTCGCCATTGGTTGACGTTTGTCCGGCGCGAAACTGGCTGCGCAAGCGCTTCACATCACGTTCAAGGGTAATATTGATCGATTGCCAACCGGTATCGCTTCCCCAGTTACTGGTGTTGCGGAAACGCCAGGGGCCGATGTTTACCCCAGAGTCCAGACTCGCAAAGTTTGCCCGGCTGCTGTCAGCATCGGTTTGCTGACGCGATCCCGAGACATAATAGCTGGACCATATCGCCGGTATGCCGTCATCCCAGTTCGCCGGATTAGTCTCACCTGACAGGCGCGGGTTGCGAAACTGCTGTGGAATACGCAGTTGCAGTACCTGGGTGTCGGGGCTGAAGTCATAGCGAGCACCGGGTATGTACTCGCTGATATCGCCTACCGGCGCATTATCATCAAGCGGCTGTAATGCCGCTACCGCATCGACCTTCACGCCCAGCTCAGCCAGTTCGGCTTTGGTAAATTGTGGGATCAGCGCACTGTTGTCTTTTGAGAGCAGGTAAGTGAGATTTCGTTTATCAAGACGGTCTTCATTCCAGACGATTGACGTCAGGTACTGACCGGGCGACAGGCCGTTATGGCGTAAATACGCCTCCACCGCGCCGGTATTTTCAAGCGGCGTCTCAGTTTCCAGTACGCTGAGATTAAAATAGTCGTCGGCATATACCACGCCGCTCGCCGTCGAGATGGCAAAGGCCAGCGCGCTGAGCGCAAAAATCCGCACAGAACAATAAGAAGACATATACGCCACCCACGATGCGATACCGCCAGCTTATAAGTCCTGCTGACGTGCTTCGGTTTCAGCACCGAAATCGTTAATGGCGGTCCACATCACCGGACTCTGCGCCCCTGCCGGCAGGGCAAAAACCTGCTCGCCAAACGGGGCAATCATCATGGAGAGCGCAGAGGGTGCATCCGGCTTGCCAAGCGGTTTGACCTCTTTCTGGGCCACCTTAAGCTGGCCCAGGGTAACGTAGAACGGCGTCGGGTTTTTGATGGTCAGTTGATTGTTGCGGCGGCTGAATTGCAATGACTGCCATGCCGTTTTCGCGGCCGTGTCGCTAAGCGCGGTCGGGCGATAAAACAGTTTAATTTTCGTTTTGATCGCAAATTGCAGGGTATTTTTATCGCGCAGTTCTTCAGGCAATGCAGACACCGATTTAATATTTGCCATAAATAAGGATTCACGATCCTGCGGC
It encodes the following:
- the fhuA gene encoding ferrichrome porin FhuA, whose amino-acid sequence is MARPETALPINSSLRKIAVVVATAIGGMSCYAHAAPQEDTITVTTSAAPQESAWGPAATIAAKHTATATKTDTPIEKTPQSISVVTREEMDLKQPGTVKDALSYTPGVFATRGSSTTFDVVSIRGFTTSTTVNTNQYLDGMKLQGDNYSEASIDPYFLERVELLRGPVSVLYGKSHPGGVVSMVTKRPTTEPLKEVQFKMGTHNLWQTGFDFSDAIDDNGEFSYRLTGLGRSQNAQQENIKSTRYAIAPAFSWRPDDKTDFTLLSNFQSDPDAGYYGWLPREGTVVPYYDAAGKAHKLPTDFNEGEKDNRLSRRQQLIGYSFAHGFDDTFTVRQNLRYTRVHTLYTSTYGNGYQAPAQINRAFVRSDEDLNSFTVDTQLQSDFATGAVDHTLLTGVDYLRMRNDIDADYGTANPISMTNPQYGNANVNINFPYAVINRQEQTGLYVQDQAEWNKWILTLGGRYDFAKTSTFTRSSSSLAEINDEQFTWRGGLNYVFDNGIAPYISYSESFEPISGSTLGGKPFDPSRGKQYEAGVKYVPKDLPVTVTAAVYQLTKDKNLTADPANTAFSVQGGEIRSRGFELEAKAAATQNIDITASYSFTDAEYTHDTLYEGKRPAEIPRNMASLWADYTFHETALSGLTLGAGARYVGNTSSFYGSGPKTNQTFNVASYTVADAMVKYDLARFGLPGSSIGVNVNNLFDREYVSSCYRDHACYWGAERQIVGTATFRF
- a CDS encoding fimbrial protein — encoded protein: MINKEKILRLWRGGLTLLLVCAALLSASTQASCTILDKKPSARLFFGPPTLIVSSDAKPGTVIYTESHASGAIKIDCTSLAEIWQGYNDITSADERTDNPLQGVYQTNVPGIGVRAAWANETTPTFNADALIRPWHRDMSPVKTEDGYYTFTLNAALQVVVTGPVNTGTMYIDKFNADWKFDDLSVASVHFNSSVVDVEYTTCNLVEKNITVPLQELNVSEFMDTVSKVVSDDRFKLQIDNCDAGRKIDYKFTTTGSTGVINGNILTIASGEGAAQGVGIQILNSYNAVLQFDQEYTAVSQTNAGQSIAIPLKARYIKTGTVKGGQVNAAATFEVYYR
- a CDS encoding fimbria/pilus outer membrane usher protein, which codes for MSSYCSVRIFALSALAFAISTASGVVYADDYFNLSVLETETPLENTGAVEAYLRHNGLSPGQYLTSIVWNEDRLDKRNLTYLLSKDNSALIPQFTKAELAELGVKVDAVAALQPLDDNAPVGDISEYIPGARYDFSPDTQVLQLRIPQQFRNPRLSGETNPANWDDGIPAIWSSYYVSGSRQQTDADSSRANFASLDSGVNIGPWRFRNTSNWGSDTGWQSINITLERDVKRLRSQFRAGQTSTNGELFDSVQMTGVTLETDTAMSPGGLQGFAPVVRGIANSDAKVTVKQNGYTIYQTNVSAGPFELRDLSQVTAGADLEVTVEEADGTQRSFIQASSSVPIMQREDALKYSVSAGKYRDVNHGEEPAFGQATLIYGLPFGTTVYGGVLGASMYRAGLIGVGADLHRLGSFSLDLTQAQTAFADTRGKATGQSWRAQYAKDFPATDTTLTLASYRYSTSGFYTFQEALDQRNGGDDGNDIYSYRNAYNRRSRLQLNVSQSLNGWGSVYANAWQQNYWGMSGRERSVSLGYSSSWHGANWSVNYSLTKTPSTRDDRQFSLSLNIPLSRFLPEAWATYNLTSSKTGTATHQVGINGSLLEDNNLTYNLQQNYTRDNVGNGAYLSSRYRASMGDFSTSYSYQKNSKQWGYSAQGSVVGHSHGVTLGRSVQDAFAVVHITDGDNVKVESAQGIYTDAWGNAIVPTLTPYRRNTVTVNTHGRDDIDIQDAAVDTIPTRGAVVAADFSARAGKRALLTLTHHRGVVPFGAVLSMEGMTAIVGESGEVYVTGLKGTQAFTVQWGDTPEARCAGRVSVPQKMDTALLMTSVSCQ
- a CDS encoding fimbrial biogenesis chaperone; translated protein: MRIYQALLGILFLLGTTLAQAGIVVGGTRIIYPADQAEVQVSLKNRDDAKRYLVQSWVSNTDDSKAPFVITPPIYKLDENRQTLLHVVYTGDKAKLPQDRESLFMANIKSVSALPEELRDKNTLQFAIKTKIKLFYRPTALSDTAAKTAWQSLQFSRRNNQLTIKNPTPFYVTLGQLKVAQKEVKPLGKPDAPSALSMMIAPFGEQVFALPAGAQSPVMWTAINDFGAETEARQQDL